The nucleotide window AGAAAATGATTATCCTGCAAGATTGCGATAACGGCCCATGGTACTAGCACCGATCCAGTTCCAAGAATCGGCAGGATATCTACAATGACAATCAATAATGACAGAAGCCCTGTGTATTTAACCCCTAGAATGCTCAAGCCAGCCATGACCATTATAAAGGTGACTAGGCTCAAAATCACTTGCGCTTTTAAAAAACCAATTCCTGCTTTGTTCAACTGGCTTCCCACCAGGAAGACCTTCTGCTGAGTTTGCTCCTTCAAATGAGATTCCAGCTTCTTTTTAAGATTAGGAAGTTCAAGACTGAACAAGAATAACGCGATAAGATACACAAGAAATTCAATCATGAACCCTGGTATCGCCGTCAGCAAATTGATTATGCCCGCAATGAATTGCTGCAGGAACGAATCGAGTGCATTTATATTCTTTTCAATCGTCGCTTCAATTTGGCCAGTAACTTCTAACGGGAAGTTTTTTGAATAGAACTCCCACTTTCCCATCAAAGGAAGAATTGCACTTCCATAAATGTCCCTCACGAATGTAGGTGTTCGTTCTGATAATGACACCGCTTGATGGGCGATTATTGAAACCAGGTTATATCCGATAACACCTAGCAGGAGTACATAGCTGATGAACACTCCGATTACAGCCTGAAGACGCTTGAATGAAAACTTTTTCATAATCCATTGAACCATTCCTTCGAGCATGACTGCTGTTAACATAGCAAAAATGAGCGGAAGGCTATAAGGAACAAGGAAGAAGATGACTGCAGCAATCACTGCAATCCATACCCATTTTTTCCACATATACTTGTTACTCCCCTTAAGGAAATTAAAACTATCTCAGCTTTAAAGATACTATAAACCATCTTTGGTATATCCGCTATTTTTTTCATTAGGTATTTTTTTTTAAAAAAACATTAGGTATTTTCCGAAAAAAAATACTAGGTATTTTTCGAGAAAAAAACTAGGTATTTTTGAGCAAAAATAATGGATGACCCATTCTGCTGCAGGGTATAGAAATTAAATAACACCTATTAGGAGGTATTAGGCAGAACATATGAGAATATTCCAGGCACTTGACAATGAATTTTTTCAGCAGCCCACCCTTGAATTGGTCGTTTCCCTCCTGGGATGCATTTTAGTGAAAGAAACTGAAGAAGGAACAGCCGCAGGCATGATTGTCGAGACAGAAGCCTATGTCGGGCCAATGGACAAAGCGACACACAGCTTTAATAATCGCAGAACAAAAAGGACAGAGATTATGTATCATGAATCCGGCTTAGCTTATACTTATGTTATGCACACCCACACCCTCTTCAATGTTGTCAGTGGAGGGAAGGACCATCCCGAGGCGGTTTTGATCAGGGCCATCGAACCTGTTGAAGGAATACATTTAATGGTTGAGCGCAGAGGCATGCCAGAGTCTGCCAACCTTACCAATGGACCTGGAAAGCTTTCGAAAGCAATGGGCATAAATACAGGCGATTACGGGCATCCCTTAACTGAGAAGCCACTATACATCTCGCAAGGGCTTGTACCTGAGAGCATTTCTTCAGGCAAGAGAATTGGCATCGATAATTCCGGAGAAGCAAGAGACTATCCTTGGCGATATTGGATCACCGGCAATCGCTATGTATCACGACATCAGAATGCTGAGAAAATAATAAAAGTAAAAGATGTTAGTAAAAACGGAGGAACAAAATGAAGAAAGCAATATTTCTGGACAGAGACGGAGTTCTCAATGAAGTGTTATCTGACCGTGTAAAATTCGTTAACCGTCCTGAAGATTTCTATCTTCTTGAAGGAGCGGCAGAAGCAGTCGCAGATTTGAGCAAGGCTGGCTATGAAATTTTTGTGGTCACCAATCAGGGAGGAGTCGGCCTTGGATTCCTGAAGGAAAAGCGCCTCCAGGAAATCCATGAGCATATGGCAAAGATGATTCAGGAACATGGTGGCTATATCAAGGAAGTTGCCTACTGCCCACATAAACCAAAAGCAGGCTGTGAATGCCGCAAACCAAATGCCGGAATGCTTCTTGACCTTGCCAGCAGGCATGATATCGAATTGAAAGGAAGTGTCATGGTTGGAGATCATGAGCGTGATATCGAAGCCGGTAAGAAAGCAGGCTGCAAAACGGTACTTATCGGAACCGAGGAGACTGCTGCTGATGAGAAGGCTCCTACACTCCAGGCAGCCGTTCCATACATTTTAGGGCTTTTGGTATAAGAAGGACAGCTGTAAAATATGAAAAACGCTGCGTATGAACTGCAGCGTTTTCGGGTCTTAGAGGAGCCTTTGTTAGACCAAAATCTTCCGTTCTCCTCCATTTCAGGCAGATGTTTTTCCATCTTTTTACCGAAATTCTCCGTTCTCCCCCGTTTCGGGCAGATGTTGCTCCTTCTTGTTACCGAAATTCTCCGTTCTCCGCCATTTTGGGCAGATGTTGCTCCTTCTTGTTACCGAAATTCTCCGTTCTCCCCCGTTTCGGGCAGATG belongs to Mesobacillus subterraneus and includes:
- the ytvI gene encoding sporulation integral membrane protein YtvI; the encoded protein is MWKKWVWIAVIAAVIFFLVPYSLPLIFAMLTAVMLEGMVQWIMKKFSFKRLQAVIGVFISYVLLLGVIGYNLVSIIAHQAVSLSERTPTFVRDIYGSAILPLMGKWEFYSKNFPLEVTGQIEATIEKNINALDSFLQQFIAGIINLLTAIPGFMIEFLVYLIALFLFSLELPNLKKKLESHLKEQTQQKVFLVGSQLNKAGIGFLKAQVILSLVTFIMVMAGLSILGVKYTGLLSLLIVIVDILPILGTGSVLVPWAVIAILQDNHFLGIGLIILFLVITVVRRVIEPKIYSTNLGISPLASLISMYIGLKLLGLSGIFIGPIIVIIYDTLRKANVIKLNFKI
- a CDS encoding D-glycero-alpha-D-manno-heptose-1,7-bisphosphate 7-phosphatase, whose protein sequence is MKKAIFLDRDGVLNEVLSDRVKFVNRPEDFYLLEGAAEAVADLSKAGYEIFVVTNQGGVGLGFLKEKRLQEIHEHMAKMIQEHGGYIKEVAYCPHKPKAGCECRKPNAGMLLDLASRHDIELKGSVMVGDHERDIEAGKKAGCKTVLIGTEETAADEKAPTLQAAVPYILGLLV
- a CDS encoding DNA-3-methyladenine glycosylase; its protein translation is MRIFQALDNEFFQQPTLELVVSLLGCILVKETEEGTAAGMIVETEAYVGPMDKATHSFNNRRTKRTEIMYHESGLAYTYVMHTHTLFNVVSGGKDHPEAVLIRAIEPVEGIHLMVERRGMPESANLTNGPGKLSKAMGINTGDYGHPLTEKPLYISQGLVPESISSGKRIGIDNSGEARDYPWRYWITGNRYVSRHQNAEKIIKVKDVSKNGGTK